Proteins encoded together in one Streptomyces sp. NBC_01216 window:
- a CDS encoding potassium channel family protein: protein MHIVIMGCGRVGAALAQTLEQQGHTVAVVDQDPTAFRRLGSGFGGRRVTGVGFDQDTLREAGIEEAGAFAAVSSGDNSNIIAARVAREMFGIENVAARIYDPRRAEVYQRLGIPTVATVRWTADQMLRRLLPSGAEPLWSDPSGGVQLAEVHTSPAWIGHKVSRLQEETGVRVAFLTRLGEAILPTSQTVLQEGDLVHVMMRTDEIDKVEAAFAEGPEEGGH, encoded by the coding sequence GTGCACATCGTCATCATGGGCTGCGGGCGAGTGGGAGCCGCTCTCGCGCAGACCCTGGAACAGCAGGGGCACACCGTCGCGGTCGTCGACCAGGACCCGACGGCTTTCCGCCGTCTGGGCTCCGGCTTCGGCGGACGGCGCGTCACGGGTGTGGGCTTCGATCAGGACACGCTGCGCGAGGCGGGTATCGAGGAGGCCGGTGCCTTCGCCGCGGTGAGCAGCGGGGACAACTCCAACATCATCGCCGCACGGGTCGCGCGCGAGATGTTCGGCATCGAGAACGTGGCCGCCCGGATCTACGACCCGCGGCGCGCCGAGGTCTACCAGCGGCTCGGCATCCCGACCGTCGCGACGGTCCGGTGGACCGCCGACCAGATGCTGCGGCGGCTGCTGCCGTCCGGCGCGGAGCCCCTCTGGAGCGACCCGAGCGGGGGCGTCCAGCTGGCAGAGGTGCACACCTCGCCGGCCTGGATCGGGCACAAGGTCAGCAGGCTCCAGGAGGAGACGGGGGTGCGCGTGGCGTTTCTCACCCGGCTGGGTGAGGCGATTCTCCCGACCTCGCAGACGGTGCTTCAGGAGGGCGACCTCGTGCACGTGATGATGCGTACGGACGAGATCGACAAGGTCGAGGCGGCCTTCGCCGAGGGTCCTGAGGAGGGCGGTCACTGA
- a CDS encoding potassium channel family protein: protein MRVAIAGAGAVGRSIAGELLENGHEVLLVDKAPTAISVERVPQAEWLLADACEITSLDEAALQRCNVVIAATGDDKVNLVVSLLAKTEYGVPRVVARVNNPKNEWLFNESWGVDVAVSTPRLMSALVEEAVSVGDLVRLLRFSHGDANLVELTLPPESAIAGTAVGDVAWPQDTSLVTIIRGSRVLTPTAEETLEAGDELLFVAAQAREEQLEDLLSARSGDGSGTA, encoded by the coding sequence ATGCGTGTCGCGATTGCGGGCGCGGGTGCGGTGGGTCGTTCCATCGCGGGCGAGCTCCTGGAGAACGGCCACGAGGTGCTGCTGGTCGACAAGGCGCCGACCGCCATCTCGGTGGAGCGGGTGCCCCAGGCGGAGTGGCTGCTGGCCGACGCCTGCGAGATCACCTCGCTGGACGAGGCGGCGCTCCAGCGCTGCAACGTGGTGATCGCGGCGACCGGTGACGACAAGGTGAACCTGGTCGTGTCGCTGCTCGCGAAGACCGAGTACGGCGTGCCGCGCGTGGTCGCCCGGGTGAACAACCCGAAGAACGAGTGGCTCTTCAACGAGTCCTGGGGTGTGGACGTCGCCGTGTCGACGCCGCGTCTGATGTCCGCCCTGGTCGAGGAGGCGGTGAGCGTCGGCGATCTGGTCCGTCTGCTGCGCTTCAGCCACGGTGACGCGAACCTGGTGGAGCTGACGCTGCCGCCGGAGTCCGCTATCGCGGGGACGGCGGTGGGTGATGTGGCCTGGCCCCAGGACACCTCGCTGGTCACGATCATCCGCGGTTCGCGGGTGCTGACCCCGACCGCCGAGGAGACCCTGGAGGCCGGTGACGAGCTGCTGTTCGTGGCGGCTCAGGCGCGTGAGGAGCAGCTGGAGGACCTGCTGTCGGCGCGCAGCGGCGACGGGT